In a single window of the Candidatus Zixiibacteriota bacterium genome:
- a CDS encoding SAM-dependent DNA methyltransferase, translating to MKQAHYMEKQVVSKQRVADHGEVYTRQREVNGMLDLVKQETERIDSRFLEPACGTGNFLTEILKRKLSVVENRYRKSQLEYERNAVLAISSIYGIDILEDNVQQCRHRLFGVFEWNYEDLFKKRTKNNCREAVRYILERNLICGDALTLKTVGKNPQPIVFSEWSLVRGSKLKRRDFAFQGLLDHEAYKSTPLFSDLGEDVFIPTPVKEHPLIHFMKVADAQQS from the coding sequence ATGAAACAAGCCCATTATATGGAAAAGCAAGTCGTCTCAAAACAACGTGTCGCGGATCATGGCGAGGTCTATACTCGCCAACGAGAAGTCAACGGCATGCTCGATCTGGTCAAGCAGGAGACAGAGCGGATTGACTCCCGATTCCTTGAGCCTGCCTGTGGTACAGGGAACTTTCTCACAGAGATTTTGAAAAGAAAACTAAGTGTAGTAGAAAACCGATACCGCAAGAGTCAACTTGAATACGAACGGAATGCCGTACTTGCTATCTCCAGTATCTACGGGATCGATATACTTGAGGACAACGTGCAGCAGTGTCGCCATAGGCTCTTCGGTGTTTTCGAGTGGAATTATGAAGACCTTTTCAAGAAGCGGACCAAGAACAATTGCCGTGAGGCGGTTCGATACATCCTTGAGCGCAACTTAATCTGTGGCGATGCCCTAACCCTTAAGACCGTGGGAAAGAACCCACAACCGATTGTGTTTTCGGAATGGTCACTGGTCAGGGGGAGTAAACTGAAACGTCGTGATTTTGCCTTCCAAGGATTACTTGATCATGAGGCATACAAGAGCACACCACTCTTTTCTGACCTTGGAGAGGATGTCTTCATCCCTACGCCGGTAAAAGAGCATCCACTCATACATTTCATGAAGGTCGCCGATGCACAACAGTCCTAA